In a single window of the Brachionichthys hirsutus isolate HB-005 chromosome 18, CSIRO-AGI_Bhir_v1, whole genome shotgun sequence genome:
- the LOC137908009 gene encoding LOW QUALITY PROTEIN: ankyrin repeat domain-containing protein 66 (The sequence of the model RefSeq protein was modified relative to this genomic sequence to represent the inferred CDS: substituted 1 base at 1 genomic stop codon), with the protein MTELHQAAAAGDFDQVEEILVKNQCNPNHRDVDWSFKTPLHWAAEKGHTETVRLLIEHGARACLRTEHGWTAAHFAAESGRLAVLRLLHSCHAPLDKEDCCGDKPARIAEIYGHQDCFQFLKKAEIECQAYRKMAAEKGTSLDESDEEWAEMTKEKENMDSKSDSQTXARLTLTLN; encoded by the exons ATGACAGAATTGCACCAGGCTGCAGCAGCGGGTGATTTCGATCAAGTCGAGGAAATTCTGGTAAAAAATCAATGCAATCCGAACCACCGAGACGTGGACTGGAGCTTCAAGACGCCTCTTCACTGGGCAGCGGAGAAAG GTCATACGGAAACAGTCCGGCTCCTCATTGAGCATGGAGCCAGGGCCTGTCTGCGGACGGAGCATGGATGGACCGCTGCACACTTTGCTGCAGAGTCTGGCCGGCTGGCTGTGTTGAGGCTGCTGCACTCCTGCCATGCTCCTCTGGATAAGGAGGACTGCTGTGGCGACAAACCAGCACGAATAGCTGAAATATACGGACACCAGGACTGTTTCCAGTTCCTTAAAAA AGCAGAAATTGAGTGCCAGGCCTACCGCAAGATGGCAGCAGAAAAAGGGACTTCACTGGACGAGTCGGACGAGGAGTGGGCAGAAATGAccaaagagaaggaaaacatgGACTCTAAAAGCGACTCTCAGACGTAGGCCCGACTCACGCTGACTTTGAACTGA
- the LOC137907399 gene encoding sodium-dependent multivitamin transporter-like has product MDPSQQKHFAAADYVVFALLLAASLAIGLYHALSGGRQRTTREFLMADRSMTCLPVSLSLVASFQSAVAIIGVPAEIYTHGTQYWFIGCAYILGLLIPTHVFIPVFYRLQLSSVYQYLEMRFSKPVRVCGTVTFIFQMVIYMGVCVYTPAFALNKVTGFELWGVVLATGLVCTLYTTLGGLKAVIWTDVFQTLVMFAGQLAVIVVGVQQSGGTSEVWRKVWEGKRIAALDLNPDPTERHTFWTLGVGGIFLMLSLYGVNQAQVQRYLSSRTEKEAIRSCYMVFPCLQLALALSCVMGLVMFARYCGEDHSHKLGASSSDAMVIYFVMDMLQGLPGLPGLFIACLFSAALSTISSAFNSLATVTMEDIVKPYFPVMTEKRATLLSKTLAMSYGLLCLAMAYLTHLLGDSILQVALKIFGVVGGPILGLFCLGIFFPSANSTGAVTGLGAGLALAFWVGIGSIITRTSSPSPLPHGCRSSLLSANTTGSIQNALSDATLSRLSGLQRFYSLSYMWYSGFSCVAVVLIGLVISFLTGPMKEEEVTPGTTYPLMRKLHYFIPECLKNKLCCPTGFQQPKRASQHKGMNGSAFPTGDGPETHTSMVEWETVI; this is encoded by the exons ATGGATCCATCCCAGCAGAAGCACTTTGCAGCCGCAGACTATGTGGTGTTTGCGCTCCTGCTGGCCGCCTCCTTAGCCATCGGGTTGTACCACGCCCTGTCGGGAGGCCGTCAGCGGACCACGAGGGAGTTCTTGATGGCAGACAGGAGCATGACTTGTCTTCCTGTTTCGCTTTCGCTCGTTGCTTCGTTCCAGTCTGCTGTGGCAATCATAGGCGTACCGGCCGAAATCTACACTCACGGGACGCAGTACTGGTTCATAGGCTGCGCCTACATTCTGGGCCTCCTCATTCCGACTCATGTTTTCATTCCAGTGTTTTACCGCCTTCAGCTCTCCAGTGTCTACCAG TACCTTGAAATGCGCTTCAGCAAGCCCGTGCGCGTTTGTGGGACGGTGACCTTCATCTTTCAGATG GTCATCTATATGGGAGTTTGTGTATACACGCCTGCATTTGCACTAAATAAAG TTACTGGATTTGAGTTGTGGGGAGTCGTGCTGGCCACTGGACTAGTTTGCACATTATACACAACACTG GGGGGGTTGAAGGCCGTCATCTGGACAGACGTGTTCCAGACTCTGGTGATGTTTGCAGGACAGCTGGCTGTCATTGTGGTGGGCGTGCAGCAGAGTGGAGGGACGTCTGAGGTCTGGAGGAAAGTCTGGGAAGGAAAACGCATCGCTGCTCTGGA CCTAAACCCAGATCCTACGGAGAgacacaccttctggactctggGCGTTGGTGGCATCTTCCTCATGCTGTCCTTGTACGGCGTGAACCAGGCGCAGGTCCAAAGATATCTCAGCTCGCGCACCGAGAAAGAAGCCATCAG GTCCTGCTACATGGTGTTTCCATGCCTGCAGCTGGCGCTGGCTCTGAGCTGCGTGATGGGATTGGTCATGTTTGCGCGCTACTGTGGAGAGGATCACTCCCACAAGCTGGGCGCCTCTTCAAGCGATGCG ATGGTGATATACTTTGTGATGGATATGCTGCAAGGACTTCCCGGACTGCCTGGACTGTTTATCGCATGTTTGTTCAGTGCGGCTCTCAG CACCATCTCTTCTGCGTTTAACTCTTTGGCCACTGTGACAATGGAAGACATCGTTAAACCCTATTTCCCTGTCATGACGGAGAAGAGAGCGACCCTGCTGTCCAAAACCTTAG CGATGTCATACGGGCTGCTGTGTCTGGCCATGGCCTACCTCACTCACCTCCTGGGCGATTCCATTCTACAG GTGGCTTTGAAAATCTTCGGGGTGGTCGGCGGTCCTATTCTTGGTTTGTTTTGTCTTGGGATATTCTTCCCGTCGGCCAACAGCACC GGGGCCGTGACGGGTCTGGGGGCTGGTCTGGCTCTGGCTTTCTGGGTTGGCATTGGCAGCATAATCACTCGAACTTCCAGCCCGAGTCCGCTGCCACACGGTTGCAGAAGCAGCCTACTGTCGGCCAACACAACCGGTAGCATTCAGAACGCACTCAGCGACGCCACTCTGAG CCGACTGTCTGGACTGCAGAGATTTTATTCCCTGTCCTACATGTGGTACAGCGGCTTCAGCTGCGTCGCCGTCGTTCTGATAGGCCTGGTCATCAGCTTTCTGACGG GTCcaatgaaagaagaagaggtgACCCCAGGCACAACCTACCCATTGATGAGGAAGCTGCATTATTTTATACCTGAATGTCTCAAAAACAAGCTCTGCTGCCCAACT GGCTTCCAACAACCAAAACGAGCCTCGCAGCACAAAGGAATGAACGGCTCGGCCTTCCCAACAGGAGACGGACCTGAGACGCACACTTCTATGGTGGAGTGGGAAACGGTCATTTGA
- the cenpo gene encoding centromere protein O isoform X2 — protein sequence MEAASAKGVIGHLTLLEAKARSREVQPEQRSSVSGLRAKVKALTAQRDRLKAEIETYKKLQKIRSVMDEEEEDMDEDSENSELLRLMARHEQLKDLLPVRPRDDSSRPRAVRFSADLLPGRFVGDLQPGDRPEAHAEDRSSQRPPVHSPEEPGGTERPSDGPEGLSGPPRATSERLRRTQATAEELHPSVEVAESNMLCSKLVMIFAAPAGKKAVLCSLDYTDHARCLPTGVRVESEDESLLDSSSWKKVHGLLMETPVHQVLITMKKMKIIV from the exons ATGGAGGCGGCGTCTGCGAAAG GCGTCATCGGCCATCTGACTCTGCTGGAAGCTAAAGCCAGAAGCCGTGAAGTTCAACCCGAGCAACGGAGCAGCGTGAGCGGACTGAGGGCCAAAGTGAAGGCGCTGACTGCCCAGAGAGATCGCCTGAAGGCCGAGATAGAGACGTACAAG aagctgcagaaaataAGGTCCGTAAtggacgaagaagaggaggacatgGACGAAGACTCTGAGAACTCCGAGCTCCTGCGGCTGATGGCCAGACACGAACAGCTGAAAGACCTTCT GCCGGTACGACCTCGTGACGACTCATCAAGGCCAAGGGCTGTGCGTTTCTCTGCCGACCTGCTACCAGGGCGTTTTGTTGGAGACCTACAACCTGGAGATAGACCTGAAGCCCACGCTGAGGATCGCTCGTCACAACGTCCCCCCGTTCATTCCCCTGAAGAGCCTGGAGGAACGGAGCGGCCTTCGGACGGACCCGAGGGCCTTTCTGGACCTCCTCGGGCGACATCTGAACGCCTTCGTCGGACGCAAGCAACAGCTGAA GAACTCCACCCGTCTGTGGAAGTGGCGGAGAGTAACATGTTGTGCTCCAAACTGGTGATGATATTCGCCGCGCCTGCGGGGAAGAAAGCTGTCCTCTGCTCGCTGGACTACACCGACCACGCCAGATGTCTACCCACAGGAGTCCGCGTGGAGTCGGAGG acgAATCTCTTCTTGATTCTTCATCGTGGAAGAAAGTCCATGGGCTCCTGATGGAGACTCCTGTGCACCAGGTTTTGATAAccatgaagaagatgaagattaTTGTGTGA
- the cenpo gene encoding centromere protein O isoform X1 — protein MEAASAKGVIGHLTLLEAKARSREVQPEQRSSVSGLRAKVKALTAQRDRLKAEIETYKKLQKIRSVMDEEEEDMDEDSENSELLRLMARHEQLKDLLYAHRLIGRYDLVTTHQGQGLCVSLPTCYQGVLLETYNLEIDLKPTLRIARHNVPPFIPLKSLEERSGLRTDPRAFLDLLGRHLNAFVGRKQQLKFVKELHPSVEVAESNMLCSKLVMIFAAPAGKKAVLCSLDYTDHARCLPTGVRVESEDESLLDSSSWKKVHGLLMETPVHQVLITMKKMKIIV, from the exons ATGGAGGCGGCGTCTGCGAAAG GCGTCATCGGCCATCTGACTCTGCTGGAAGCTAAAGCCAGAAGCCGTGAAGTTCAACCCGAGCAACGGAGCAGCGTGAGCGGACTGAGGGCCAAAGTGAAGGCGCTGACTGCCCAGAGAGATCGCCTGAAGGCCGAGATAGAGACGTACAAG aagctgcagaaaataAGGTCCGTAAtggacgaagaagaggaggacatgGACGAAGACTCTGAGAACTCCGAGCTCCTGCGGCTGATGGCCAGACACGAACAGCTGAAAGACCTTCTGTACGCTCATCGCCTCATTG GCCGGTACGACCTCGTGACGACTCATCAAGGCCAAGGGCTGTGCGTTTCTCTGCCGACCTGCTACCAGGGCGTTTTGTTGGAGACCTACAACCTGGAGATAGACCTGAAGCCCACGCTGAGGATCGCTCGTCACAACGTCCCCCCGTTCATTCCCCTGAAGAGCCTGGAGGAACGGAGCGGCCTTCGGACGGACCCGAGGGCCTTTCTGGACCTCCTCGGGCGACATCTGAACGCCTTCGTCGGACGCAAGCAACAGCTGAAGTTCGTGAAG GAACTCCACCCGTCTGTGGAAGTGGCGGAGAGTAACATGTTGTGCTCCAAACTGGTGATGATATTCGCCGCGCCTGCGGGGAAGAAAGCTGTCCTCTGCTCGCTGGACTACACCGACCACGCCAGATGTCTACCCACAGGAGTCCGCGTGGAGTCGGAGG acgAATCTCTTCTTGATTCTTCATCGTGGAAGAAAGTCCATGGGCTCCTGATGGAGACTCCTGTGCACCAGGTTTTGATAAccatgaagaagatgaagattaTTGTGTGA